One Grus americana isolate bGruAme1 chromosome Z, bGruAme1.mat, whole genome shotgun sequence DNA window includes the following coding sequences:
- the LOC129199313 gene encoding urea transporter 2-like, translating to MELGEIVVVERPSERQLYVEQKPRAQDLLGRSRSRIHRVFEYLTGEMKEYGEWMKNKPLTVQLVDWILRGTSQVMFVNNPLSGLIILVGIFIQSPWWMLTGCTGMTVSTLTALALSQDRSAIAAGLHGYNGILVGLLMAVFSDKGDYYWWLLPPVAVISMACPILSSALGSILSKWDLPVFTLPFNIAVTFYLAATGHYNPFFPTTLIKPATSVPNITWSAIDVPLLLQSIPVGVGQVYGCENPWTGGIFLVALCISSPLICLHAAIGSTVGMFAALSIASPFDSIYLGLHNYNCALACIAIGGMFYALTWQTHLLSLACALFCAYSGAALANALSVLGLPLCTWPFCFSALLFLLINSDNPAIYKIPLCKVTYPEANRIYYLITKRRASESRREEQKRKEQKPSGDSKISTGGTPLCTPKNHRLQHTQVNILTECTLFLVPSSDSLLSAKTMKVSLGAAYGTVCAFISEIPAAPATASLSKRSLEAAFKVEVSLGDKNLVPYNLFHVEPILALAGPFQKAENVCSLFVQTFTTSQNVTVSLPITYSQNIKMENSVDVKIETMGERKPIKQNPLSKAGKRVCRAVGYITGNMKEFGAWLKDKPLMIQFIDWVLRGISQVMFVNNPLSGLIVVAGFLVQNPWWTLTGCLGTVVSTLTALILGQDRSAIAAGLYGYNGVLVGLLMAVFSAKGDYHWWLLLPIALVSMMCPVFTSALGSVFCKWDLPVFTLPFNLALTLYLAASGPHNLFFPTTVIQPATATPNITWTDAEMPMLLQSIPVGVGQVYGCDNPWTGGIFLIALFISSPLICLHAAIGSAVGMLAALSLATPFSKIYSGLWGYNSSLSCVAIGGMFYAFTWQTHLLAIACALFSAYLGATVTNMLSVFGMPSGTWSFCLSALTFLLITTNNSAIYKLPLCKVTYPEANRAYYLKMKKHQRSCCEV from the exons ATGGAGCTTGGAGAGATCGTTGTGGTTGAACGTCCCAGTGAGAGGCAGTTGTATGTGGAGCAGAAGCCAAGAGCCCAGGACCTGCTGGGGAGAAGCAGAAGTCGGATCCACCGAGTTTTTGAGTATCTCACAGGAGAAATGAAGGAATATGGAGAGTGGATGAAAA ATAAGCCCCTAACAGTCCAGCTGGTGGACTGGATCTTGCGAGGAACCTCTCAGGTGATGTTTGTCAACAACCCTCTCAGTGGACTGATCATTTTAGTGGGGATCTTCATCCAGAGTCCCTGGTGGATGCTCACAGGCTGTACTGGAATGACAGTGTCAACATTAACTGCGCTGGCCCTCAGTCAGGACAG ATCAGCCATTGCAGCTGGGCTGCACGGCTATAACGGCATCTTGGTGGGACTGCTCATGGCTGTCTTCTCTGACAAAGGGGATTACTACTGGTGGCTTCTTCCTCCTGTGGCAGTTATATCGATGGCCTG CCCAATCCTGTCCAGTGCTTTGGGATCCATCCTCAGTAAATGGGACCTTCCTGTTTTCACTCTGCCCTTCAATATTGCGGTGACTTTTTACTTGGCAGCCACAGGACACTACAACCCCTTCTTCCCTACAACCCTCATCAAGCCTGCAACATCAGTGCCCAATATCACCTGGTCTGCAATCGATGTGCCACTG ctcttgcagtCCATCCCAGTCGGTGTTGGTCAAGTGTATGGTTGTGAAAACCCCTGGACTGGAGGCATCTTCCTTGTTGCTTTATGTATCTCCTCCCCACTTATTTGTTTACATGCTGCAATTGGATCAACAGTGGGGATGTTTGCAG CACTGAGCATTGCATCACCATTTGATAGCATCTACCTTGGATTACACAATTACAACTGTGCACTCGCATGCATTGCAATTGGGGGCATGTTCTATGCCCTGACCTGGCAGACTCATTTGCTGTCTCTTGCCTGCG CATTATTTTGTGCCTACTCTGGAGCAGCTCTTGCTAATGCCCTATCTGTG cttgGGCTGCCACTCTGCACCTGGcctttttgcttctctgcacTTCTCTTTTTGCTGATAAATTCAGACAACCCAGCCATCTACAAAATCCCCCTCTGCAAAGTCACCTACCCAGAAGCCAACCGGATCTACTACCTGATAACAAAGAGAAGAGCAtcagagagcaggagagaagagcagaaaagaaaggagcagAAACCCTCCGGCGACTCAAAAATAAGCACAGGAGGCACACCCCTGtgcaccccaaaaaaccaccgC CTACAACATACACAGGTAAATATTCTTACAGAGTGCACACTATTTTTGGTGCCATCTTCTGACTCCTTGTTAAGTGCCAAGACAATGAAG gtgagCCTAGGTGCTGCTTACGGGACTGTTTGTGCCTTTATAAGCGAAataccagcagcaccagcaacTGCCAGCCTCTCTAAACGTTCCCTAGAAGCAGCATTCAAGGTTGAAGTCAGCCTGGGAGACAAAAATTTGGTGCCATATAA CCTCTTTCATGTGGAACCTATCCTTGCATTAGCTGGGCCCTTCCAGAAGGCAGAAAACGTCTGCTCATTATTTGTGCAAACATTTACTACTTCTCAAAATGTCACCGTCAGCCTTCCAATAACATACA GTCAGAAcatcaaaatggaaaacagtgttgatgtCAAGATAGAAACCATGGGCGAAAGAAAGCCAATAAAGCAGAATCCACTGAGCAAAGCTGGGAAGAgagtctgcagagctgttgggTACATCACTGGAAACATGAAGGAATTTGGAGCCTGGCTAAAAG ATAAACCTCTCATGATCCAGTTTATTGACTGGGTGCTGCGTGGGATATCCCAGGTGATGTTTGTCAACAATCCCCTCAGTGGGCTTATCGTAGTTGCTGGCTTCCTGGTGCAGAACCCATGGTGGACACTCACAGGCTGTTTAGGAACAGTTGTCTCAACTTTAACAGCACTTATTCTGGGTCAGGACAG ATCAGCCATTGCGGCAGGCCTGTACGGCTATAACGGGGTCTTGGTGGGATTGCTCATGGCCGTCTTCTCTGCTAAAGGAGACTACCACTGGTGGCTTCTACTGCCAATAGCACTGGTGTCCATGATGTG cCCTGTTTTCACCAGTGCTTTAGGCTCAGTCTTCTGTAAGTGGGATCTGCCTGTTTTCACCTTGCCTTTCAACTTGGCCTTGACCCTCTATCTGGCTGCATCAGGACCCCATAATCTCTTCTTCCCTACAACTGTCATTCAGCCTGCAACAGCAACACCAAACATCACCTGGACGGATGCTGAAATGCCAATG CTCCTGCAATCCATTCCAGTTGGAGTGGGTCAGGTTTATGGCTGCGATAACCCCTGGACTGGGGGAATTTTCCTGATTGCTTTATTTATCTCTTCTCCACTCATTTGTCTGCATGCAGCAATTGGATCAGCAGTGGGGATGCTGGCAG CACTGAGCTTAGCAACACCATTTAGCAAAATCTACTCCGGCTTGTGGGGCTACAACAGCTCCCTCTCATGCGTTGCGATTGGAGGCATGTTCTACGCTTTCACCTGGCAGACACATTTGCTGGCAATTGCCTGTG caCTCTTCAGTGCCTATCTGGGAGCAACAGTGACGAACATGTTGTCTGTG tttggGATGCCATCAGGAACCTGGTCTTTTTGCTTGTCTGCACTGACCTTCCTGTTAATAACCACAAACAACTCGGCCATCTACAAGCTGCCACTCTGCAAAGTCACCTACCCAGAAGCCAACCGAGCTTATTATCTGAAGATGAAGAAACATCAAAGGTCTTGCTGTGAGGTATAA